A genomic window from Streptomyces sp. 846.5 includes:
- the lepB gene encoding signal peptidase I, translating into METQEAPEDRDCAPDPDGSEARPRSSAVRGVLRDAALLAVVCAVVLFLVNMFVATPFGIPSGSMEGTLRVGDRVVVDKAVYRFGSPQRGDVVVFDGRGSFVDDGAPSSGDANGNDFVKRVIGVAGDTVTCCDSRGRLSVDGVPLDESGYLYPGDAPSQVPFSIKVPAGRLFVLGDHRSDSSDSRDHLGDPGGGFVPVDKVIGRVDWVVFPVGHWRAVDRPAAFTALTSELRKGAGHGQQG; encoded by the coding sequence ATGGAGACCCAAGAAGCACCCGAGGACCGCGACTGCGCCCCCGACCCTGACGGTTCGGAGGCCCGGCCGCGGTCCTCTGCTGTGCGCGGAGTGCTGCGGGACGCCGCCCTGTTGGCCGTGGTCTGCGCCGTGGTGCTGTTCCTGGTGAACATGTTCGTGGCCACGCCGTTCGGGATCCCCAGCGGCTCCATGGAGGGCACCCTGCGGGTCGGCGACCGGGTGGTGGTGGACAAGGCGGTGTACCGCTTCGGCAGTCCCCAGCGCGGTGACGTGGTGGTCTTCGACGGCCGCGGCTCCTTCGTCGACGACGGGGCGCCGAGCAGTGGCGACGCCAACGGCAACGACTTCGTGAAGCGGGTGATCGGCGTCGCCGGCGACACGGTGACCTGCTGCGACAGCAGGGGACGGCTGAGCGTCGACGGGGTGCCGCTGGACGAGAGCGGGTACCTCTACCCGGGTGACGCTCCCTCACAGGTACCGTTCTCGATCAAGGTGCCGGCCGGGCGGCTGTTCGTCCTGGGCGACCACCGTTCCGATTCCAGTGACTCGCGCGACCACCTCGGGGACCCCGGCGGCGGATTCGTTCCTGTCGACAAAGTGATTGGACGGGTCGACTGGGTAGTCTTCCCCGTCGGACACTGGCGTGCGGTGGACCGTCCCGCGGCGTTCACAGCGCTGACGTCGGAATTGCGGAAGGGCGCCGGTCATGGGCAGCAGGGGTAA
- a CDS encoding NUDIX hydrolase, with amino-acid sequence MVEVLRRRAARVLLLDPAERILLLHGFDPLVPGRTWWFTPGGGVEGEEDLADTARREVAEETGITDIALGPLVARRSSAFSFDGRSFDQDEWYYLARTGTTALDASGQTELELRTVDELRWWSLPELLATTETVYPEGLGPLLASLLAAGPSDRPVRLPCPTPWSTMDERTHS; translated from the coding sequence ATGGTGGAGGTGCTGCGCCGGAGGGCGGCCCGGGTGCTGCTGCTGGACCCTGCCGAAAGGATTTTGTTGCTGCACGGCTTCGACCCGCTGGTGCCGGGGCGCACCTGGTGGTTCACCCCCGGCGGCGGAGTGGAGGGCGAGGAGGACCTGGCCGACACCGCCCGGCGCGAGGTCGCCGAGGAGACCGGGATCACCGACATCGCGCTGGGACCGCTGGTGGCCCGGCGCTCCAGCGCCTTCAGCTTCGACGGGCGCAGCTTCGACCAGGACGAGTGGTACTACCTGGCCAGGACCGGTACCACGGCGCTGGACGCCTCGGGCCAGACCGAGCTGGAGCTGCGCACCGTGGACGAACTGCGGTGGTGGTCGCTGCCGGAACTGCTGGCCACCACCGAGACCGTCTACCCGGAGGGCCTGGGGCCGCTGCTGGCCTCACTGCTCGCCGCAGGGCCGTCGGACCGCCCGGTCCGGCTCCCGTGTCCCACCCCGTGGTCCACAATGGACGAACGTACGCACAGCTGA
- a CDS encoding tyrosine-type recombinase/integrase has translation MVLQDLRVQALPAGGGWAYTILWPDGTVDEESDGFLRQFDGSGTQKTYAYCLVDHLRWRVREGLSTEKVRLLDLHRYMGAIGAKVMMPHGQPWRVPPKRPCGDSALQVAAACLKGFYLHVCAGGGVNDALMAELSGRRLPTKADRSRAFLGHVKKSMPANPLGPSRPPKRRHPKMLPDGARRGLLSVVNTARDRMVVTWLSDTTMRIGGLTGLHLSDLHLREDAECGDCKAPHVHVCHRRGNPNRAAAKIKPDWAVVDGVVTKGEIYLVSPAMISSYFVYMTTEYRRYASAHGMLLIQLTGPGRGEPWSADAARSVLRRAGRRAGLPGRIKPQAFRHQFTNDVMDVTGGDSMIAKTVGNWASAQMVDQVYGHPDLHSPEFGAALRTAWGESE, from the coding sequence ATGGTCCTGCAGGACCTGCGGGTCCAGGCGCTTCCTGCTGGCGGCGGGTGGGCGTACACGATTCTGTGGCCCGACGGCACGGTCGACGAGGAGTCGGACGGGTTCCTGCGCCAGTTCGATGGCTCGGGCACGCAGAAGACGTACGCCTACTGCCTCGTCGATCACCTGCGCTGGCGTGTTCGGGAAGGGCTGTCGACAGAGAAGGTGCGGCTTCTGGACCTCCATCGCTACATGGGGGCGATCGGCGCGAAGGTGATGATGCCCCACGGGCAGCCGTGGCGGGTTCCGCCGAAGCGCCCCTGCGGGGACTCGGCGCTTCAGGTGGCGGCGGCTTGCCTGAAGGGCTTCTACCTGCACGTCTGTGCTGGCGGCGGGGTCAACGATGCACTGATGGCTGAGCTTTCCGGGAGGCGTCTGCCGACGAAGGCCGACCGGAGTCGGGCATTCCTGGGGCATGTGAAGAAGTCGATGCCGGCCAACCCTCTGGGCCCGAGTCGGCCCCCCAAGCGCCGTCATCCGAAGATGCTGCCCGACGGGGCCCGGCGGGGCCTTCTCAGCGTCGTGAACACGGCTCGCGACCGGATGGTGGTGACCTGGCTGTCCGACACCACGATGCGGATCGGAGGGCTGACGGGCCTTCACCTGTCCGATCTCCACCTGCGCGAGGACGCGGAGTGCGGGGACTGCAAGGCGCCACACGTGCACGTGTGCCATCGCAGGGGCAATCCCAACCGGGCGGCGGCGAAGATCAAGCCGGACTGGGCGGTGGTCGACGGGGTGGTGACCAAGGGGGAGATCTACCTGGTCAGCCCGGCGATGATCAGTAGCTACTTCGTCTACATGACTACGGAGTACAGGCGGTATGCCTCCGCGCACGGCATGCTGCTGATCCAGCTGACGGGCCCTGGCCGGGGTGAGCCGTGGAGTGCGGACGCGGCGCGAAGCGTGTTGCGCCGGGCCGGGCGTCGGGCCGGCCTGCCGGGACGGATCAAGCCGCAGGCGTTCCGGCACCAGTTCACCAACGACGTCATGGACGTCACCGGCGGGGACAGCATGATCGCCAAGACGGTCGGCAACTGGGCGTCGGCCCAGATGGTCGACCAGGTCTACGGGCACCCGGACCTGCACTCTCCCGAGTTCGGCGCGGCCCTGCGGACGGCCTGGGGGGAGTCCGAGTGA
- the rimM gene encoding ribosome maturation factor RimM (Essential for efficient processing of 16S rRNA) — translation MQLVVGRIGRAHGIKGQVTVEVRTDEPELRLAPGAVLLTEPASAGPLTVADGRVHSGRLLLHFKGVDDRNGAEALRGTMLIAEIDPEERPEDPDEYYDHQLIGLAVVLADGTPVGELTEIAHLPSQELLTVKRPDGSEVLVPFVTEIVPEIDMERRRIVLTPPPGLINTDEAEVATARDDAEAPDAEASE, via the coding sequence GTGCAGCTCGTCGTCGGCCGGATCGGCCGCGCCCATGGCATCAAGGGCCAGGTAACGGTGGAGGTGCGCACCGACGAGCCCGAACTGCGGCTTGCCCCCGGCGCCGTGCTGCTGACCGAGCCGGCCTCGGCCGGACCGCTCACCGTCGCCGACGGGCGGGTGCACAGCGGCCGGCTGCTGCTCCACTTCAAGGGGGTCGACGACCGCAACGGCGCCGAGGCCCTGCGCGGCACCATGCTGATCGCCGAGATCGACCCCGAGGAGCGTCCGGAGGACCCGGACGAGTACTACGACCACCAGCTGATCGGACTGGCCGTGGTCCTCGCCGACGGCACCCCGGTCGGCGAGCTCACCGAGATCGCACACCTGCCCTCGCAGGAGCTGCTGACCGTCAAGCGCCCGGACGGCTCCGAGGTGCTGGTGCCCTTCGTCACCGAGATCGTCCCGGAGATCGACATGGAGCGGCGGCGGATCGTGCTGACCCCACCCCCGGGCCTGATCAACACGGACGAGGCCGAGGTCGCCACCGCCCGCGACGACGCCGAAGCTCCTGACGCCGAAGCCTCCGAGTAG
- the lepB gene encoding signal peptidase I, whose protein sequence is MGSRGKNRPARLEPAPVVGVAGSSRAGRGRAERRRAAKRAKRRRKRSLLREIPLIIVVALVITLGLQTFFVQVFSIPSGSMQTTIGIGDRVVVNKLSPWFGAKPQRGEVVVFKDPNNWLKDDPVPKSGPVLTAVKNVFTFVGLLPSDRDLIKRVIGVPGDTVACCDTNGRVTVNGTALNEPYIFAGNVPSRITFKVTVPAGKLWVMGDHRDISADSRFHIKDPGGGFVPESDVVGRAVAVIWPVSHWRTLPVQSLPVTSTTAAAPASDQSLRQVSSAAVSGPLLGELPLVMGLAATVPRFPGRRRGRTRPER, encoded by the coding sequence ATGGGCAGCAGGGGTAAGAACAGGCCGGCGAGGCTGGAGCCGGCTCCCGTCGTAGGCGTCGCCGGCAGCAGTCGTGCGGGCCGGGGGCGGGCCGAGCGCCGTCGCGCCGCCAAACGCGCCAAGCGCCGCCGCAAGCGCTCGCTGCTGCGCGAGATACCCCTGATCATCGTCGTGGCCCTGGTGATAACCCTGGGCCTGCAGACCTTCTTCGTCCAGGTGTTCTCGATCCCCTCCGGATCGATGCAGACCACCATCGGGATCGGCGACCGGGTGGTCGTCAACAAGCTCTCGCCCTGGTTCGGGGCCAAGCCCCAGCGCGGCGAGGTGGTGGTCTTCAAGGACCCGAACAACTGGCTGAAGGACGACCCGGTGCCCAAGAGCGGCCCGGTGCTGACCGCGGTGAAGAACGTGTTCACCTTCGTGGGCCTGCTGCCCTCGGACCGGGATCTGATCAAGCGGGTGATCGGCGTGCCCGGCGACACCGTCGCCTGCTGCGACACCAATGGGCGGGTGACCGTGAACGGCACCGCGCTGAACGAGCCCTACATCTTCGCCGGCAACGTGCCCTCGCGGATCACCTTCAAGGTGACCGTCCCGGCCGGGAAGCTCTGGGTGATGGGCGACCACCGGGACATCTCGGCGGACTCGCGTTTCCACATCAAGGATCCCGGCGGCGGCTTCGTCCCGGAGTCGGACGTGGTGGGCCGCGCCGTCGCGGTGATCTGGCCGGTCTCGCACTGGCGGACCCTGCCGGTGCAGTCGCTGCCGGTGACGTCCACGACCGCGGCCGCCCCCGCGTCCGATCAAAGTCTTCGTCAAGTATCGTCCGCAGCAGTGTCCGGACCGCTTCTCGGGGAACTTCCGCTCGTTATGGGTTTGGCTGCGACTGTGCCCCGCTTTCCGGGACGCCGCCGCGGCCGCACCCGGCCCGAGCGGTGA
- a CDS encoding RNA-binding protein, translated as MLEEALEHLVKGIVENPDEVQVRSRELRRGRILEVRVHPEDLGKVIGRGGRTARALRTVVTALGGRSVRVDLVDVDGVR; from the coding sequence ATGCTCGAGGAAGCCCTCGAGCACCTGGTGAAGGGCATCGTCGAGAATCCGGACGAGGTCCAGGTGCGTTCGCGAGAACTGCGCCGGGGCCGCATCCTCGAGGTGCGGGTGCACCCCGAGGACCTCGGCAAGGTCATCGGCCGGGGCGGCCGTACCGCGCGTGCTCTGCGCACCGTGGTCACCGCCCTCGGCGGTCGCAGCGTCCGCGTCGACCTGGTCGACGTCGACGGCGTGCGATAG
- a CDS encoding YraN family protein produces MTARTQALGRYGENAAARALAAAGLTVLDRNWRCREGELDIVAMDGDTLAVCEVKTRSERGFQSPAEAVDQTKANRLLLLAERWLAERWKAPAPPGGVRIDLVSVVHTPRGAARVDHIPGAVG; encoded by the coding sequence ATGACCGCACGCACACAGGCCCTGGGCCGCTACGGCGAGAACGCCGCAGCGCGCGCCCTCGCCGCAGCCGGGCTCACCGTGCTGGACCGCAACTGGCGCTGCCGCGAGGGCGAGCTGGACATCGTCGCCATGGACGGCGACACCCTCGCCGTCTGCGAGGTCAAGACCCGCAGCGAGCGCGGTTTCCAGAGCCCCGCTGAGGCGGTCGACCAGACCAAGGCGAACCGGCTGCTCCTGCTCGCGGAACGCTGGCTCGCCGAGCGCTGGAAGGCTCCGGCGCCCCCGGGCGGGGTGCGGATCGACCTGGTCAGCGTGGTGCACACACCGCGCGGCGCGGCCCGGGTCGACCACATCCCCGGGGCGGTGGGCTGA
- a CDS encoding DUF2469 domain-containing protein: MSAEDLEKYETEMELKLYREYRDVVGLFKFVIETERRFYLTNDYELNVRSDQGEVFFEVSMADAWVWDMYRPARFVRKVRVLTFKDVNVEELAKSDLELPSDEAGFGP; the protein is encoded by the coding sequence ATGAGTGCCGAGGACCTCGAGAAGTACGAAACCGAGATGGAGCTCAAGCTCTACCGGGAGTACCGCGATGTCGTCGGGCTGTTCAAGTTCGTGATCGAGACCGAGCGGCGCTTCTACCTCACCAATGACTACGAGCTGAATGTTCGCTCGGATCAGGGCGAGGTGTTCTTCGAGGTGTCCATGGCTGACGCCTGGGTCTGGGACATGTACCGACCGGCCCGCTTCGTCCGCAAGGTCAGGGTGCTGACCTTCAAGGACGTGAACGTCGAGGAGCTGGCCAAGAGCGATCTGGAACTCCCCTCCGACGAGGCCGGTTTCGGCCCCTGA
- the lepB gene encoding signal peptidase I, whose product MAVRRLRVEGVLQGIGITVGLLGLIGGFVLMAVQYRPYSVPTDSMAPTVQPGDTVLAHPVNGSQIGRGDVIVFSDPLWGTSAMVKRVIGVGGDTIACCDSAGRTTVNGQPVTEPYVNSSSPSALLLGAKAFSAKVPAGRLFLMGDNRSVSLDSRSHLEITEGTIPESEVKARVEGTVWPLSTARSIGRTTAFDALPGPRATAHGPLAALEWTIIGGGALVLLSAAAGTVVGQLRRRSPRQARSS is encoded by the coding sequence ATGGCGGTACGGCGACTGCGGGTCGAGGGGGTGCTGCAGGGCATCGGCATCACCGTCGGCCTGCTCGGGCTGATCGGTGGGTTCGTACTGATGGCGGTCCAGTACCGGCCGTACTCGGTGCCCACGGACTCGATGGCGCCGACGGTGCAGCCCGGCGACACCGTGCTGGCGCACCCGGTCAACGGCAGCCAGATCGGGCGCGGAGACGTCATCGTCTTCAGCGACCCGCTCTGGGGGACCTCGGCGATGGTCAAGCGGGTGATCGGCGTCGGCGGTGACACCATCGCCTGCTGCGACTCCGCGGGCCGCACCACGGTCAACGGGCAGCCGGTCACCGAGCCCTACGTCAACAGCTCCAGCCCGAGCGCGCTGCTGCTGGGGGCCAAGGCGTTCAGCGCCAAGGTCCCGGCCGGCCGGCTGTTCCTGATGGGGGACAACCGCTCGGTCTCCCTGGACTCGCGCTCCCATCTGGAGATCACCGAGGGGACCATCCCCGAATCCGAGGTCAAGGCCAGGGTCGAGGGCACGGTCTGGCCGCTGTCGACGGCCAGGAGCATAGGCCGCACCACCGCCTTCGACGCGCTGCCGGGACCCCGGGCCACCGCCCACGGCCCGCTGGCCGCGCTGGAGTGGACGATCATCGGAGGTGGCGCGCTGGTGTTGTTGAGCGCGGCGGCGGGTACCGTCGTGGGACAGCTGCGACGCCGATCTCCCAGGCAGGCCCGCAGCTCCTGA
- a CDS encoding site-specific integrase, whose amino-acid sequence MDQAQPLRPRGGRGRMPCLICPDALAWGADGLCYLHTKNLESWQRYQRRKGRSDSVEVFLIGREPYPDFGNCLVVACPDPAAHWLGFCYLHWSSYKAAGRPGGARCGGENSKRLPTERPEAVYADRVAFEQWCAREKPIARMDGNLSLLGLRPLVRAEIKWTLVQHTQGPAEGAHWPLTFVQRVANYCRLHDVSSLADLDLERFRGDSPNMSKIARRMLRYLQLLYFTREDTKEIGCIELDHFGVRLKQSAGHIDLTGVSLRWLRDLLWEWLEHRLLTDPPRSLTPLANAKRGCMELSAFLESRAPEGGHNPSFLTRQHMLDFVADQRYRASHGLKSLAIHDVRSGEPNTVNSATVSRTFDGARQVLRAAMETGRALELGVDNAFVVALPHGGSKRGGRRKPFSDEVARALADGANLHRLDDMDAEDRGVRLVWEALVLTGRRCGEVLEARLECIGRFKGLPMFWHDQTKVGNLDEGIRIPERLFHAIEQRQAKTVARFVQRHGRPPTAQERLEIALFPRRGTNRSLLKSVSYGWFQSLFSDWVATLDLTHCVAHQARHTLATNLLKAGANLTHVKRYLGQVSDAMAEHYVHLANTDPKLEQALNVVWVAGPGSAEPGLVLSAGEDMTREQAEALAIDLTRRSTPAEGGFCTFQPVVNGDACPWSMDCHNCDKFVLSGADLVYWHRKREQWRTLAERAPDPATADFLHEVFEPTARAIDGLEKALAATGLLDEALALDLRRPQDYFGRVWSTAFRAQELARHEAETDEEAA is encoded by the coding sequence GTGGACCAGGCGCAACCGCTGAGACCGCGCGGGGGGCGGGGCCGGATGCCCTGCCTGATCTGCCCCGATGCCCTGGCCTGGGGAGCCGACGGACTCTGCTACCTGCACACGAAGAACCTCGAATCCTGGCAGCGATACCAGCGCCGGAAGGGCAGGTCCGACAGCGTCGAGGTGTTCCTGATCGGCCGGGAGCCGTATCCGGACTTCGGGAACTGCCTCGTCGTCGCCTGCCCGGACCCGGCGGCGCACTGGCTCGGCTTCTGCTACCTGCACTGGTCGAGCTACAAGGCGGCCGGCCGGCCGGGGGGAGCGCGATGCGGTGGCGAGAACAGCAAGCGCCTGCCGACGGAGCGGCCGGAGGCCGTCTACGCGGACCGGGTGGCGTTCGAGCAGTGGTGCGCGCGAGAGAAGCCGATCGCGCGGATGGACGGGAACCTCTCCCTCCTGGGACTGAGGCCGCTGGTTCGCGCGGAGATCAAGTGGACGCTCGTCCAGCACACCCAGGGCCCGGCCGAGGGAGCCCACTGGCCGTTGACGTTCGTGCAGCGGGTGGCGAACTACTGCCGCCTTCATGACGTCTCCTCGCTGGCCGACCTCGATCTCGAACGCTTCCGGGGGGACTCCCCGAACATGTCGAAGATCGCCAGGCGGATGCTGCGATATCTGCAGTTGCTCTACTTCACGCGGGAGGACACGAAGGAGATCGGCTGCATCGAGCTGGACCACTTCGGCGTCCGCCTCAAGCAGAGCGCAGGCCACATCGACCTGACCGGGGTGTCGCTGCGGTGGCTGCGTGACCTTCTCTGGGAATGGCTTGAACACCGGCTGCTGACCGATCCGCCGCGGAGCCTGACCCCGCTGGCGAACGCCAAGCGCGGCTGCATGGAGTTGTCCGCCTTTCTGGAGAGCCGTGCTCCGGAAGGAGGCCACAATCCCTCGTTCCTGACCCGCCAGCACATGCTCGATTTCGTGGCCGACCAGCGCTACCGGGCCTCGCACGGACTGAAGTCCCTGGCCATCCACGACGTCCGCTCGGGCGAACCGAACACGGTCAACTCCGCGACTGTCAGCCGGACGTTCGACGGGGCCCGGCAGGTCCTGCGAGCGGCGATGGAGACCGGCCGGGCGTTGGAGCTCGGGGTGGACAACGCGTTCGTCGTCGCGCTGCCCCACGGCGGAAGCAAGCGGGGCGGGCGCCGCAAGCCGTTCTCCGACGAGGTCGCCCGGGCGCTGGCCGACGGGGCCAACCTGCACCGTCTGGACGACATGGACGCCGAAGACCGCGGAGTGCGCCTCGTCTGGGAGGCGTTGGTGCTGACCGGGCGCCGCTGCGGGGAGGTTCTCGAAGCGCGGCTGGAGTGCATCGGCCGCTTTAAGGGCCTGCCGATGTTCTGGCACGACCAGACCAAGGTCGGGAACCTGGACGAGGGCATCCGCATCCCTGAGCGGCTCTTCCACGCGATCGAACAGCGCCAGGCCAAGACCGTCGCCCGGTTCGTCCAGCGGCACGGCCGCCCGCCGACCGCGCAGGAGCGGTTGGAGATCGCCCTGTTCCCGCGCCGCGGAACCAACCGGTCACTACTCAAGAGCGTCAGCTACGGATGGTTTCAGAGCCTGTTCAGTGACTGGGTGGCAACCCTTGATCTCACTCACTGCGTCGCCCATCAGGCCCGCCACACCCTGGCGACCAACCTCCTCAAGGCCGGCGCGAACCTCACCCACGTGAAGCGCTACCTCGGCCAGGTCTCCGACGCGATGGCCGAGCACTACGTCCACCTTGCGAACACCGACCCCAAGCTCGAACAGGCCCTCAATGTGGTCTGGGTCGCAGGACCGGGCTCGGCGGAGCCGGGCCTGGTCCTGTCCGCTGGCGAGGACATGACCCGGGAGCAGGCCGAGGCCCTCGCGATCGACCTGACCCGCCGTTCCACCCCCGCTGAGGGCGGCTTCTGCACCTTCCAGCCTGTCGTCAACGGCGATGCCTGCCCCTGGAGCATGGACTGCCACAACTGCGACAAGTTCGTCCTGTCCGGGGCCGACCTCGTCTACTGGCACCGCAAGCGCGAGCAGTGGCGCACGCTTGCCGAACGCGCCCCCGACCCGGCCACCGCCGACTTCCTCCACGAGGTGTTCGAGCCCACCGCCCGCGCCATCGACGGCCTGGAGAAGGCCCTGGCCGCCACCGGCCTCCTGGATGAGGCACTCGCCCTGGACCTGCGACGGCCGCAGGACTACTTCGGCCGCGTCTGGTCCACGGCCTTCCGGGCCCAGGAACTCGCCCGCCACGAAGCCGAGACCGACGAGGAAGCCGCGTGA
- the lepB gene encoding signal peptidase I: MPEGPLGIGARAGVGEPKDSAATTVGSVDDTGRGDAGSDQTAGAADPHGDGADDLLDSDTGREPGPLKAGKQKKQRSFWKELPILIVVALVLALLIKTFLVQAFSIPSGSMENTLRINDRVLVDKLTPHFGSKPSRGEVVVFHDPGNWLSDEPTQQQSSNSLVRGVQDVFSWIGLMPSANEKDLIKRVIAVGGDTVSCKGTGPVYVNGKPLDEPYIYPGATACGDKNFGPLKVPADSIWVMGDHRNDSLDSRYHMDEPGGGSVPDSDVVGRAFTIAWPISHWATLPIPSTFTQSGISTQAGALLVNEPALAGLIGAVPLTYLQRRIRLRGRQERD; encoded by the coding sequence TTGCCCGAAGGACCGCTAGGGATCGGTGCCCGCGCGGGTGTCGGCGAGCCCAAGGATTCAGCGGCCACTACCGTTGGGTCCGTGGACGACACCGGACGTGGAGACGCGGGAAGCGATCAGACCGCAGGAGCGGCGGACCCTCACGGGGACGGCGCGGACGATCTGTTGGACAGCGATACGGGACGGGAGCCAGGCCCGCTCAAGGCGGGAAAGCAGAAGAAGCAGCGCTCCTTCTGGAAGGAGCTGCCGATTCTCATCGTGGTGGCGCTGGTCCTGGCGCTGCTCATCAAGACCTTCCTGGTCCAGGCCTTCTCCATTCCGTCGGGATCCATGGAGAACACGCTGCGGATCAACGACCGGGTGCTGGTGGACAAGCTCACCCCGCACTTCGGCAGCAAGCCCTCGCGCGGAGAGGTCGTCGTCTTCCACGACCCGGGCAACTGGCTCTCCGACGAGCCCACCCAGCAGCAGAGCAGCAACTCGCTGGTCCGCGGCGTCCAGGACGTCTTCAGCTGGATCGGCCTGATGCCGTCCGCCAATGAGAAGGACCTGATCAAGCGGGTCATCGCGGTCGGCGGAGACACCGTCAGCTGCAAGGGCACCGGCCCGGTGTACGTCAACGGCAAGCCGCTGGACGAGCCCTACATCTACCCCGGCGCCACCGCCTGCGGCGACAAGAACTTCGGCCCGCTGAAGGTGCCCGCCGACTCGATCTGGGTGATGGGCGACCACCGCAACGACTCGCTGGACTCCCGTTACCACATGGACGAGCCCGGTGGCGGCTCGGTGCCCGACTCCGACGTCGTCGGCCGTGCCTTCACCATCGCCTGGCCGATCTCGCACTGGGCGACCCTGCCCATCCCGTCGACCTTCACCCAGTCCGGCATCAGCACCCAGGCCGGCGCCCTGCTGGTGAACGAGCCGGCCCTGGCCGGACTGATCGGCGCCGTCCCGCTGACCTACCTCCAGCGCCGAATCCGACTGCGTGGACGCCAGGAGCGGGACTGA
- the trmD gene encoding tRNA (guanosine(37)-N1)-methyltransferase TrmD, producing the protein MRIDVVTIFPEYLEPLNVSLVGKARARGQLDVRLHELREHTSDVHRTVDDSPYGGGPGMVMKPEPWAAALEDVVASARPEDGPAPTLVVPTPSGRPFTQELAQDLAGRPWLAFAPARYEGIDRRVVEAAAETMPVVEVSIGDYVLAGGEVAVLVIVEAVARLLPGVLGNAESHQDDSFAPGRMTDLLEGPVYTKPAEWRGREVPEVLLSGNHGKIARWRREQAFARTLAMRPDLVERWERGEMDKHDLRALEALGLHWSEADGRFLRTPTVWNNRRLLPVPRPVCDSPVAAIGPVPLPRGRHRQPSGTQHNHFTRFPWVARGACDGDTS; encoded by the coding sequence GTGCGCATCGACGTCGTCACGATCTTCCCCGAGTACCTCGAACCGCTGAACGTCTCCCTGGTCGGCAAGGCCCGCGCCCGCGGTCAACTGGACGTCCGGCTGCACGAACTGCGCGAGCACACCAGCGATGTGCACCGCACCGTGGACGACTCCCCGTACGGGGGCGGCCCCGGCATGGTGATGAAGCCCGAGCCCTGGGCCGCCGCCCTGGAGGACGTGGTCGCCTCGGCCCGTCCCGAGGACGGCCCGGCGCCGACCCTGGTGGTACCCACCCCCAGCGGGCGGCCCTTCACCCAGGAGCTGGCCCAGGACCTGGCCGGACGCCCCTGGCTGGCCTTCGCCCCGGCCCGCTACGAGGGCATCGACCGCCGGGTGGTCGAGGCCGCCGCCGAGACCATGCCGGTGGTCGAGGTCTCCATCGGCGACTATGTGCTGGCCGGCGGCGAGGTTGCGGTGCTGGTGATCGTCGAGGCGGTGGCCCGGCTGCTGCCGGGCGTCCTCGGCAATGCCGAGTCGCACCAGGACGACTCCTTCGCGCCGGGGCGGATGACCGACCTGCTGGAGGGCCCGGTGTACACCAAGCCCGCCGAGTGGCGCGGCCGCGAGGTCCCCGAGGTGCTGCTCAGCGGCAATCACGGGAAGATCGCCCGCTGGCGCCGGGAGCAGGCCTTCGCGCGCACCCTGGCGATGCGTCCGGACCTGGTGGAACGCTGGGAGCGCGGCGAGATGGACAAGCACGACCTGCGGGCGCTGGAGGCCCTGGGACTGCACTGGAGCGAGGCCGACGGCCGATTTCTCCGCACCCCCACGGTGTGGAACAATAGGCGATTGCTGCCTGTCCCTCGGCCGGTCTGCGACTCACCAGTTGCAGCGATCGGCCCGGTGCCCCTGCCACGGGGGAGACACCGCCAACCGAGCGGCACACAGCACAACCATTTCACACGATTTCCGTGGGTGGCCCGTGGCGCCTGCGATGGAGACACATCATGA
- the rplS gene encoding 50S ribosomal protein L19, whose amino-acid sequence MSNLLTAVDAASLRTDIPAFRAGDTVNVHVRVIEGNRSRVQQFKGVVIRRQGDGIRETFTVRKVSFNVGVERTFPVHTPIVEKIEVVTRGAVRRAKLYYLRDLRGKAAKIKEKRDR is encoded by the coding sequence ATGAGCAACCTGCTCACCGCTGTCGACGCGGCTTCGCTGCGTACCGACATCCCCGCGTTCCGCGCCGGTGACACCGTCAACGTGCACGTCCGCGTCATCGAGGGCAACCGCTCCCGCGTCCAGCAGTTCAAGGGCGTCGTCATCCGCCGCCAGGGCGACGGCATCCGCGAGACCTTCACGGTCCGCAAGGTCAGCTTCAACGTCGGCGTGGAGCGCACCTTCCCGGTGCACACCCCGATCGTCGAGAAGATCGAGGTCGTGACCCGCGGCGCCGTCCGTCGCGCCAAGCTGTACTACCTCCGTGACCTGCGCGGCAAGGCCGCGAAGATCAAGGAGAAGCGCGACCGCTGA